In one window of Ovis aries strain OAR_USU_Benz2616 breed Rambouillet chromosome 3, ARS-UI_Ramb_v3.0, whole genome shotgun sequence DNA:
- the BCL2L11 gene encoding bcl-2-like protein 11 isoform X7 yields the protein MAKQPSDVSSECDREGGQLQPAERPPQLRPGAPTSLQTERQDRSPAPMSCDKSTQTPSPPCQAFNHYLSAMGNAGGSVCAERSSRRFLHQPENCWQDSWYRKTSTLLHIPGL from the exons ATGGCAAAGCAACCTTCCGATGTAAGTTCTGAGTGTGACAGAGAAGGTGGACAATTGCAGCCTGCCGAGAGGCCTCCTCAGCTCAGACCAGGGGCCCCCACCTCTTTACAGACAGAGCGGCAAG ACAGGAGCCCGGCACCCATGAGTTGTGACAAATCCACACAGACCCCAAGCCCTCCTTGCCAGGCCTTCAACCATTATCTCAGTGCAATGG GAAATGCTGGCGGAAGCGTATGTGCAGAGCGTTCATCACGGCGTTTTTTACACCAACCGGAAAACTGTTGGCAGGACTCATGGTATAGGAAAACCTCTACGTTACTACACATCCCTGGGCTGTGA
- the BCL2L11 gene encoding bcl-2-like protein 11 isoform X9 codes for MAKQPSDVSSECDREGGQLQPAERPPQLRPGAPTSLQTERQDRSPAPMSCDKSTQTPSPPCQAFNHYLSAMALGSHHSTFCVSFDDSN; via the exons ATGGCAAAGCAACCTTCCGATGTAAGTTCTGAGTGTGACAGAGAAGGTGGACAATTGCAGCCTGCCGAGAGGCCTCCTCAGCTCAGACCAGGGGCCCCCACCTCTTTACAGACAGAGCGGCAAG ACAGGAGCCCGGCACCCATGAGTTGTGACAAATCCACACAGACCCCAAGCCCTCCTTGCCAGGCCTTCAACCATTATCTCAGTGCAATGG CTCTTGGCAGCCACCATTCTACCTTCTGTGTGAGTTTTGATGACTCTAATTAG
- the BCL2L11 gene encoding bcl-2-like protein 11 isoform X3, translated as MAKQPSDVSSECDREGGQLQPAERPPQLRPGAPTSLQTERQGNPEGEGDRCPQGSPQGPLAPPASPGPFATRSPLFIFVRRSSLLSRSSSGYFSFDTDRSPAPMSCDKSTQTPSPPCQAFNHYLSAMGNAGGSVCAERSSRRFLHQPENCWQDSWYRKTSTLLHIPGL; from the exons ATGGCAAAGCAACCTTCCGATGTAAGTTCTGAGTGTGACAGAGAAGGTGGACAATTGCAGCCTGCCGAGAGGCCTCCTCAGCTCAGACCAGGGGCCCCCACCTCTTTACAGACAGAGCGGCAAGGTAAtcctgaaggagaaggggaccgcTGCCCCCAAGGCAGCCCGCAGGGCCCGCTGGCCCCACCGGCCAGCCCCGGCCCTTTCGCTACCAGATCCCCGCTCTTCATCTTCGTGAGAAGATCCTCCTTGCTGTCTCGGTCCTCCAGCGGGTATTTCTCTTTTGACACAGACAGGAGCCCGGCACCCATGAGTTGTGACAAATCCACACAGACCCCAAGCCCTCCTTGCCAGGCCTTCAACCATTATCTCAGTGCAATGG GAAATGCTGGCGGAAGCGTATGTGCAGAGCGTTCATCACGGCGTTTTTTACACCAACCGGAAAACTGTTGGCAGGACTCATGGTATAGGAAAACCTCTACGTTACTACACATCCCTGGGCTGTGA
- the BCL2L11 gene encoding bcl-2-like protein 11 isoform X4 → MAKQPSDVSSECDREGGQLQPAERPPQLRPGAPTSLQTERQGNPEGEGDRCPQGSPQGPLAPPASPGPFATRSPLFIFVRRSSLLSRSSSGYFSFDTDRSPAPMSCDKSTQTPSPPCQAFNHYLSAMALGSHHSTFCVSFDDSN, encoded by the exons ATGGCAAAGCAACCTTCCGATGTAAGTTCTGAGTGTGACAGAGAAGGTGGACAATTGCAGCCTGCCGAGAGGCCTCCTCAGCTCAGACCAGGGGCCCCCACCTCTTTACAGACAGAGCGGCAAGGTAAtcctgaaggagaaggggaccgcTGCCCCCAAGGCAGCCCGCAGGGCCCGCTGGCCCCACCGGCCAGCCCCGGCCCTTTCGCTACCAGATCCCCGCTCTTCATCTTCGTGAGAAGATCCTCCTTGCTGTCTCGGTCCTCCAGCGGGTATTTCTCTTTTGACACAGACAGGAGCCCGGCACCCATGAGTTGTGACAAATCCACACAGACCCCAAGCCCTCCTTGCCAGGCCTTCAACCATTATCTCAGTGCAATGG CTCTTGGCAGCCACCATTCTACCTTCTGTGTGAGTTTTGATGACTCTAATTAG